Proteins from a genomic interval of Zingiber officinale cultivar Zhangliang chromosome 1B, Zo_v1.1, whole genome shotgun sequence:
- the LOC122055939 gene encoding TNF receptor-associated factor homolog 1a-like isoform X1, whose translation MAENITENSGMSLRPSVTDGMLNEQRCPSGDSITEWRSSEQVENGITSTSPPYWDTDDDDDCGPKPSDLYGRFTWRIENFSTINKRELRSDVFEIGGYKWYILIYPQGCDVCNHLSLFLCVANHDKLLPGWSHFAQFTIAVVNKDPKKSKYSDTLHRFWKKEHDWGWKKFMELSKVFDGFIVADTLVIKAQVQVIREKSDQPFRCLDGLYRRELVRVYLSNVELICRRFLEERIGKLSKFIEDKVRWSSFRAFWLDIDPCSRRRMSRDKTDAILKVIVKHFFIEKEVTSTLVMDSLYSGLKALELQSKNLIGRSKSADLEELPAPVVHVNKDVSVLTDDILLLIEKVVSDFLPNQPLPSKDDKCLQNRTKEGSSGDESIKDSLDRDERRLMELGRRTIEIFVLVHIFSSRIEVSYQEAIALKRQEELIREEEAAGIAENEVKSKCSASEKEKRSKKKQAKQKRNNRKGKEKGKYDRGNLVQEVLQQETYEEERTSDSFYTEPVEHSIKKIGACEDASDISDTVDVAAEMLQPDLDDQTASPINWDTDTSEIHLTTEASGSDVQNGHIDKRSQSIIDDSSSTCSTDSVPSVFITGVYKGTISPINITQSSPNRGKNHRRKETHSRISSTVRTEATIVDRNSNHVSDSKVDQPESALTESSSKTEMQQQQIQVEKQVLSLQNMQMAKDQVVVERQSCSNLGEKQNNSIQLLKQSPTFTSDTLVSASNNIVEPTLKLSNSTALDRVLAPSSGSQPMPSSSLAEAQKQNALAKHSIAHQDNTTSRPSSAPLTAAPRSTASISPIVQAVPLLSRSVSAAGRLGTDPSPSAPSYVPQSYRNAIMGKTTSARMVGSTDVYASSGQSAVYSQSPPLQLSSPSKLPPQTPLRTDQMLIRPGLTFGCLNVEAVRTQHLWKDSNQYKPSSSSESSSQRYGSALMDNDTEKFNVYGKLQKELVGIGSRTMPSPVQGTITEEFPHLDIINDLLDDEQNFGCTARGPVHTFNRQYSLPGNLSTASSQHDQFEQYYEEGVLRSYGASSNPLQGLRDGLLQQPEFSPYSNRYGQFDGLMRNHLPYMNTDLSMLRLGEGDGNGYRYQLGDHLTRVGNGYLYRPANGP comes from the exons ATGGCCGAAAATATAACAGAGAATTCGGGAATGAGCCTTAGGCCCTCTGTTACAGATGGGATGTTGAATGAGCAGCGTTGCCCGTCTGGGGACTCCATCACTGAATGGCGATCTTCTGAACAAGTTGAAAATGGAATAACTTCCACTTCACCTCCTTACTGGGAtactgatgatgatgatgactgCG GACCAAAGCCTTCTGATCTCTATGGAAGATTTACATGGAGGATTGAAAATTTCTCAACCATCAATAAAAGAGAATTGAGAAGTGATGTATTTGAAATTGGTGGTTACAAATG GTATATTTTGATCTACCCTCAGGGTTGCGATGTGTGCAATCatctttctttgtttctttgtgtCGCTAACCACGACAAACTTCTACCAG GGTGGAGCCATTTTGCACAGTTCACAATAGCTGTAGTCAATAAAGATCCTAAGAAATCCAAGTATTCTG ATACATTACACAGATTTTGGAAGAAGGAGCATGATTGGGGTTGGAAAAAGTTTATGGAGCTATCAAAAGTTTTTGATGGTTTTATTGTTGCTGACACACTTGTTATCAAAGCTCAAGTTCAAGTTATAAG GGAGAAGTCAGATCAGCCTTTCCGTTGTCTTGATGGGCTGTATAGAAGGGAACTGGTACGAGTGTATTTGTCAAATGTAGAACTAATTTGTCGGCGTTTTCTAGAAGAGAGGATAGGGAAGCTTAGCAAGTTCATTGAAGATAAAGTGAGGTGGTCCAG TTTTAGAGCCTTTTGGCTAGACATTGATCCATGCAGTAGGCGGCGTATGTCAAGAGACAAGACAGATGCTATATTGAAAGTAATAGTCAAGCATTTTTTCATAGAGAAGGAAGTCACATCTACTTTGGTTATGGATTCCCTGTACAGTGGGTTAAAAGCTCTGGAACTTCAGAGCAAAAATTTGATAGGGAGATCTAAATCAGCAGATTTAGAAGAATTACCAGCGCCTGTGGTTCATGTTAATAAAGATGTGTCCGTGTTGACTGATGATATCCTTTTGTTGATTGAAAAAGTGGTATCTGACTTTTTGCCCAATCAACCTTTGCCTTCAAAAGATGACAAGTGTTTACAGAACCGTACAAAG GAAGGGAGTTCTGGAGATGAGTCTATTAAGGATTCTTTAGACCGTGATGAAAGGCGGCTTATGGAGCTTGGCCGTAGAACTATTGAAATTTTTGTCTTAGTCCACATATTTAG CAGTAGAATCGAAGTTTCCTACCAAGAGGCAATTGCTCTAAAGAGGCAAGAGGAGCTGATTCGAGAAGAGGAAGCTGCTGGCATAGCTGAGAATGAAGTCAAATCAAAGTGTAGTGCTAGTGAAAAGGAAAAGCGTTCAAAGAAAAAACAG GCTAAGCAGAAGCGCAATAATCGCAAAGGTAAAGAGAAGGGAAAATATGATAGGGGTAATCTTGTGCAAGAAGTGCTGCAGCAAGAAACTTATGAAGAAGAAAGGACTTCAGATTCATTCTATACTGAACCAGTAGAACATTCTATCAAGAAGATCGGTGCATGTGAAGATGCATCTGATATTTCTGACACTGTAGATGTTGCTGCTGAAATGCTTCAACCTGATTTAGATGATCAAACTGCCAGTCCTATTAATTGGGATACAGATACTTCAGAAATTCATCTTACCACTGAAGCTAGTGGCAGTGATGTCCAGAATGGGCACATTGATAAGAGGAGCCAATCTATTATCGATGATAGTTCCTCAACTTGTTCGACTGACTCCGTCCCCTCTGTTTTCATTACTGGAGTATATAAAGGAACCATTTCACCAATCAATATAACTCAATCATCTCCCAACAG AGGAAAGAACCACCGGCGTAAGGAAACACACAGCAGAATCAGTTCGACTGTGCGAACTGAAGCTACTATTGTTGATAGAAATTCAAATCATGTCTCAGATAGCAAAGTTGACCAACCAGAATCTGCACTCACAGAATCATCCTCGAAGACTGAGATGCAACAGCAGCAAATTCAAGTTGAAAAG CAGGTCCTTTCTCTGCAAAACATGCAAATGGCCAAAGATCAGGTTGTGGTGGAGAGACAGTCCTGTTCAAATCTTGGTGAAAAGCAAAACAACTCTATTCAGCTGCTAAAGCAGTCACCAACATTTACCTCGGATACTCTTGTCAGCGCTTCCAACAATATAGTTGAGCCAACTTTGAAACTTTCAAATAGCACAGCCCTTGATAGGGTTCTTGCTCCATCATCAGGATCTCAACCAATGCCCTCCAGTTCCCTGGCTGAAGCTCAGAAGCAAAATGCACTGGCAAAACATAGTATTGCTCACCAAGACAATACAACGTCAAGGCCATCCAGTGCCCCTCTTACAGCGGCACCAAGGTCCACCGCATCTATTTCTCCCATTGTCCAAGCAGTACCTCTACTTTCCCGCTCGGTTAGTGCCGCTGGTCGGTTGGGGACTGATCCATCTCCATCTGCCCCAAGTTATGTTCCTCAATCATATAGGAATGCTATAATGGGCAAAACTACAAGTGCAAGGATGGTAGGTTCCACCGATGTTTATGCTTCCTCAGGGCAAAGTGCTGTATACTCACAGTCTCCTCCATTGCAGTTATCATCTCCATCAAAGCTTCCACCTCAAACGCCTTTAAGGACGGACCAAATGTTGATTCGGCCTGGATTGACCTTTGGGTGCCTTAATGTGGAAGCAGTCCGTACCCAGCACCTATGGAAGGATAGCAACCAATACAAACCCAGCAGCAGCAGTGAAAGCAGCAGCCAGAGGTATGGTTCAGCTTTGATGGATAACGATACGGAGAAATTCAATGTTTATGGAAAGTTGCAAAAAGAGTTAGTTGGGATTGGTTCTCGGACTATGCCCTCTCCAGTACAAGGGACCATAACAGAGGAGTTTCCTCACCTTGATATTATCAATGACTTGCTGGACGATGAACAAAACTTTGGTTGTACAGCTAGAGGTCCCGTTCATACTTTCAATCGGCAGTACTCCTTACCAGGCAATCTGTCAACTGCCTCCAGCCAGCATGACCAGTTTGAGCAGTACTATGAAGAGGGCGTTCTTAGGTCATATGGTGCTTCCAGTAACCCTCTTCAGGGGCTGCGAGATGGACTTCTTCAGCAGCCAGAGTTTTCACCTTATTCTAATAGATATGGCCAGTTTGATGGATTGATGCGGAATCATTTGCCTTACATGAATACTGATCTATCGATGCTCCGATTAGGGGAAGGAGACGGCAATGGATATCGTTACCAACTTGGAGACCATTTGACAAGAGTAGGGAATGGATATTTGTATCGTCCTGCTAATGGGCCTTGA
- the LOC122055939 gene encoding TNF receptor-associated factor homolog 1a-like isoform X2, which translates to MAENITENSGMSLRPSVTDGMLNEQRCPSGDSITEWRSSEQVENGITSTSPPYWDTDDDDDCGPKPSDLYGRFTWRIENFSTINKRELRSDVFEIGGYKWYILIYPQGCDVCNHLSLFLCVANHDKLLPGWSHFAQFTIAVVNKDPKKSKYSDTLHRFWKKEHDWGWKKFMELSKVFDGFIVADTLVIKAQVQVIREKSDQPFRCLDGLYRRELVRVYLSNVELICRRFLEERIGKLSKFIEDKVRWSSFRAFWLDIDPCSRRRMSRDKTDAILKVIVKHFFIEKEVTSTLVMDSLYSGLKALELQSKNLIGRSKSADLEELPAPVVHVNKDVSVLTDDILLLIEKVVSDFLPNQPLPSKDDKCLQNRTKEGSSGDESIKDSLDRDERRLMELGRRTIEIFVLVHIFSRIEVSYQEAIALKRQEELIREEEAAGIAENEVKSKCSASEKEKRSKKKQAKQKRNNRKGKEKGKYDRGNLVQEVLQQETYEEERTSDSFYTEPVEHSIKKIGACEDASDISDTVDVAAEMLQPDLDDQTASPINWDTDTSEIHLTTEASGSDVQNGHIDKRSQSIIDDSSSTCSTDSVPSVFITGVYKGTISPINITQSSPNRGKNHRRKETHSRISSTVRTEATIVDRNSNHVSDSKVDQPESALTESSSKTEMQQQQIQVEKQVLSLQNMQMAKDQVVVERQSCSNLGEKQNNSIQLLKQSPTFTSDTLVSASNNIVEPTLKLSNSTALDRVLAPSSGSQPMPSSSLAEAQKQNALAKHSIAHQDNTTSRPSSAPLTAAPRSTASISPIVQAVPLLSRSVSAAGRLGTDPSPSAPSYVPQSYRNAIMGKTTSARMVGSTDVYASSGQSAVYSQSPPLQLSSPSKLPPQTPLRTDQMLIRPGLTFGCLNVEAVRTQHLWKDSNQYKPSSSSESSSQRYGSALMDNDTEKFNVYGKLQKELVGIGSRTMPSPVQGTITEEFPHLDIINDLLDDEQNFGCTARGPVHTFNRQYSLPGNLSTASSQHDQFEQYYEEGVLRSYGASSNPLQGLRDGLLQQPEFSPYSNRYGQFDGLMRNHLPYMNTDLSMLRLGEGDGNGYRYQLGDHLTRVGNGYLYRPANGP; encoded by the exons ATGGCCGAAAATATAACAGAGAATTCGGGAATGAGCCTTAGGCCCTCTGTTACAGATGGGATGTTGAATGAGCAGCGTTGCCCGTCTGGGGACTCCATCACTGAATGGCGATCTTCTGAACAAGTTGAAAATGGAATAACTTCCACTTCACCTCCTTACTGGGAtactgatgatgatgatgactgCG GACCAAAGCCTTCTGATCTCTATGGAAGATTTACATGGAGGATTGAAAATTTCTCAACCATCAATAAAAGAGAATTGAGAAGTGATGTATTTGAAATTGGTGGTTACAAATG GTATATTTTGATCTACCCTCAGGGTTGCGATGTGTGCAATCatctttctttgtttctttgtgtCGCTAACCACGACAAACTTCTACCAG GGTGGAGCCATTTTGCACAGTTCACAATAGCTGTAGTCAATAAAGATCCTAAGAAATCCAAGTATTCTG ATACATTACACAGATTTTGGAAGAAGGAGCATGATTGGGGTTGGAAAAAGTTTATGGAGCTATCAAAAGTTTTTGATGGTTTTATTGTTGCTGACACACTTGTTATCAAAGCTCAAGTTCAAGTTATAAG GGAGAAGTCAGATCAGCCTTTCCGTTGTCTTGATGGGCTGTATAGAAGGGAACTGGTACGAGTGTATTTGTCAAATGTAGAACTAATTTGTCGGCGTTTTCTAGAAGAGAGGATAGGGAAGCTTAGCAAGTTCATTGAAGATAAAGTGAGGTGGTCCAG TTTTAGAGCCTTTTGGCTAGACATTGATCCATGCAGTAGGCGGCGTATGTCAAGAGACAAGACAGATGCTATATTGAAAGTAATAGTCAAGCATTTTTTCATAGAGAAGGAAGTCACATCTACTTTGGTTATGGATTCCCTGTACAGTGGGTTAAAAGCTCTGGAACTTCAGAGCAAAAATTTGATAGGGAGATCTAAATCAGCAGATTTAGAAGAATTACCAGCGCCTGTGGTTCATGTTAATAAAGATGTGTCCGTGTTGACTGATGATATCCTTTTGTTGATTGAAAAAGTGGTATCTGACTTTTTGCCCAATCAACCTTTGCCTTCAAAAGATGACAAGTGTTTACAGAACCGTACAAAG GAAGGGAGTTCTGGAGATGAGTCTATTAAGGATTCTTTAGACCGTGATGAAAGGCGGCTTATGGAGCTTGGCCGTAGAACTATTGAAATTTTTGTCTTAGTCCACATATTTAG TAGAATCGAAGTTTCCTACCAAGAGGCAATTGCTCTAAAGAGGCAAGAGGAGCTGATTCGAGAAGAGGAAGCTGCTGGCATAGCTGAGAATGAAGTCAAATCAAAGTGTAGTGCTAGTGAAAAGGAAAAGCGTTCAAAGAAAAAACAG GCTAAGCAGAAGCGCAATAATCGCAAAGGTAAAGAGAAGGGAAAATATGATAGGGGTAATCTTGTGCAAGAAGTGCTGCAGCAAGAAACTTATGAAGAAGAAAGGACTTCAGATTCATTCTATACTGAACCAGTAGAACATTCTATCAAGAAGATCGGTGCATGTGAAGATGCATCTGATATTTCTGACACTGTAGATGTTGCTGCTGAAATGCTTCAACCTGATTTAGATGATCAAACTGCCAGTCCTATTAATTGGGATACAGATACTTCAGAAATTCATCTTACCACTGAAGCTAGTGGCAGTGATGTCCAGAATGGGCACATTGATAAGAGGAGCCAATCTATTATCGATGATAGTTCCTCAACTTGTTCGACTGACTCCGTCCCCTCTGTTTTCATTACTGGAGTATATAAAGGAACCATTTCACCAATCAATATAACTCAATCATCTCCCAACAG AGGAAAGAACCACCGGCGTAAGGAAACACACAGCAGAATCAGTTCGACTGTGCGAACTGAAGCTACTATTGTTGATAGAAATTCAAATCATGTCTCAGATAGCAAAGTTGACCAACCAGAATCTGCACTCACAGAATCATCCTCGAAGACTGAGATGCAACAGCAGCAAATTCAAGTTGAAAAG CAGGTCCTTTCTCTGCAAAACATGCAAATGGCCAAAGATCAGGTTGTGGTGGAGAGACAGTCCTGTTCAAATCTTGGTGAAAAGCAAAACAACTCTATTCAGCTGCTAAAGCAGTCACCAACATTTACCTCGGATACTCTTGTCAGCGCTTCCAACAATATAGTTGAGCCAACTTTGAAACTTTCAAATAGCACAGCCCTTGATAGGGTTCTTGCTCCATCATCAGGATCTCAACCAATGCCCTCCAGTTCCCTGGCTGAAGCTCAGAAGCAAAATGCACTGGCAAAACATAGTATTGCTCACCAAGACAATACAACGTCAAGGCCATCCAGTGCCCCTCTTACAGCGGCACCAAGGTCCACCGCATCTATTTCTCCCATTGTCCAAGCAGTACCTCTACTTTCCCGCTCGGTTAGTGCCGCTGGTCGGTTGGGGACTGATCCATCTCCATCTGCCCCAAGTTATGTTCCTCAATCATATAGGAATGCTATAATGGGCAAAACTACAAGTGCAAGGATGGTAGGTTCCACCGATGTTTATGCTTCCTCAGGGCAAAGTGCTGTATACTCACAGTCTCCTCCATTGCAGTTATCATCTCCATCAAAGCTTCCACCTCAAACGCCTTTAAGGACGGACCAAATGTTGATTCGGCCTGGATTGACCTTTGGGTGCCTTAATGTGGAAGCAGTCCGTACCCAGCACCTATGGAAGGATAGCAACCAATACAAACCCAGCAGCAGCAGTGAAAGCAGCAGCCAGAGGTATGGTTCAGCTTTGATGGATAACGATACGGAGAAATTCAATGTTTATGGAAAGTTGCAAAAAGAGTTAGTTGGGATTGGTTCTCGGACTATGCCCTCTCCAGTACAAGGGACCATAACAGAGGAGTTTCCTCACCTTGATATTATCAATGACTTGCTGGACGATGAACAAAACTTTGGTTGTACAGCTAGAGGTCCCGTTCATACTTTCAATCGGCAGTACTCCTTACCAGGCAATCTGTCAACTGCCTCCAGCCAGCATGACCAGTTTGAGCAGTACTATGAAGAGGGCGTTCTTAGGTCATATGGTGCTTCCAGTAACCCTCTTCAGGGGCTGCGAGATGGACTTCTTCAGCAGCCAGAGTTTTCACCTTATTCTAATAGATATGGCCAGTTTGATGGATTGATGCGGAATCATTTGCCTTACATGAATACTGATCTATCGATGCTCCGATTAGGGGAAGGAGACGGCAATGGATATCGTTACCAACTTGGAGACCATTTGACAAGAGTAGGGAATGGATATTTGTATCGTCCTGCTAATGGGCCTTGA
- the LOC122055939 gene encoding TNF receptor-associated factor homolog 1a-like isoform X3: protein MAENITENSGMSLRPSVTDGMLNEQRCPSGDSITEWRSSEQVENGITSTSPPYWDTDDDDDCGPKPSDLYGRFTWRIENFSTINKRELRSDVFEIGGYKWYILIYPQGCDVCNHLSLFLCVANHDKLLPGWSHFAQFTIAVVNKDPKKSKYSDTLHRFWKKEHDWGWKKFMELSKVFDGFIVADTLVIKAQVQVIREKSDQPFRCLDGLYRRELVRVYLSNVELICRRFLEERIGKLSKFIEDKVRWSSFRAFWLDIDPCSRRRMSRDKTDAILKVIVKHFFIEKEVTSTLVMDSLYSGLKALELQSKNLIGRSKSADLEELPAPVVHVNKDVSVLTDDILLLIEKVVSDFLPNQPLPSKDDKCLQNRTKEGSSGDESIKDSLDRDERRLMELGRRTIEIFVLVHIFSSRIEVSYQEAIALKRQEELIREEEAAGIAENEVKSKCSASEKEKRSKKKQAKQKRNNRKGKEKGKYDRGNLVQEVLQQETYEEERTSDSFYTEPVEHSIKKIGACEDASDISDTVDVAAEMLQPDLDDQTASPINWDTDTSEIHLTTEASGSDVQNGHIDKRSQSIIDDSSSTCSTDSVPSVFITGVYKGTISPINITQSSPNRGKNHRRKETHSRISSTVRTEATIVDRNSNHVSDSKVDQPESALTESSSKTEMQQQQIQVEKVLSLQNMQMAKDQVVVERQSCSNLGEKQNNSIQLLKQSPTFTSDTLVSASNNIVEPTLKLSNSTALDRVLAPSSGSQPMPSSSLAEAQKQNALAKHSIAHQDNTTSRPSSAPLTAAPRSTASISPIVQAVPLLSRSVSAAGRLGTDPSPSAPSYVPQSYRNAIMGKTTSARMVGSTDVYASSGQSAVYSQSPPLQLSSPSKLPPQTPLRTDQMLIRPGLTFGCLNVEAVRTQHLWKDSNQYKPSSSSESSSQRYGSALMDNDTEKFNVYGKLQKELVGIGSRTMPSPVQGTITEEFPHLDIINDLLDDEQNFGCTARGPVHTFNRQYSLPGNLSTASSQHDQFEQYYEEGVLRSYGASSNPLQGLRDGLLQQPEFSPYSNRYGQFDGLMRNHLPYMNTDLSMLRLGEGDGNGYRYQLGDHLTRVGNGYLYRPANGP, encoded by the exons ATGGCCGAAAATATAACAGAGAATTCGGGAATGAGCCTTAGGCCCTCTGTTACAGATGGGATGTTGAATGAGCAGCGTTGCCCGTCTGGGGACTCCATCACTGAATGGCGATCTTCTGAACAAGTTGAAAATGGAATAACTTCCACTTCACCTCCTTACTGGGAtactgatgatgatgatgactgCG GACCAAAGCCTTCTGATCTCTATGGAAGATTTACATGGAGGATTGAAAATTTCTCAACCATCAATAAAAGAGAATTGAGAAGTGATGTATTTGAAATTGGTGGTTACAAATG GTATATTTTGATCTACCCTCAGGGTTGCGATGTGTGCAATCatctttctttgtttctttgtgtCGCTAACCACGACAAACTTCTACCAG GGTGGAGCCATTTTGCACAGTTCACAATAGCTGTAGTCAATAAAGATCCTAAGAAATCCAAGTATTCTG ATACATTACACAGATTTTGGAAGAAGGAGCATGATTGGGGTTGGAAAAAGTTTATGGAGCTATCAAAAGTTTTTGATGGTTTTATTGTTGCTGACACACTTGTTATCAAAGCTCAAGTTCAAGTTATAAG GGAGAAGTCAGATCAGCCTTTCCGTTGTCTTGATGGGCTGTATAGAAGGGAACTGGTACGAGTGTATTTGTCAAATGTAGAACTAATTTGTCGGCGTTTTCTAGAAGAGAGGATAGGGAAGCTTAGCAAGTTCATTGAAGATAAAGTGAGGTGGTCCAG TTTTAGAGCCTTTTGGCTAGACATTGATCCATGCAGTAGGCGGCGTATGTCAAGAGACAAGACAGATGCTATATTGAAAGTAATAGTCAAGCATTTTTTCATAGAGAAGGAAGTCACATCTACTTTGGTTATGGATTCCCTGTACAGTGGGTTAAAAGCTCTGGAACTTCAGAGCAAAAATTTGATAGGGAGATCTAAATCAGCAGATTTAGAAGAATTACCAGCGCCTGTGGTTCATGTTAATAAAGATGTGTCCGTGTTGACTGATGATATCCTTTTGTTGATTGAAAAAGTGGTATCTGACTTTTTGCCCAATCAACCTTTGCCTTCAAAAGATGACAAGTGTTTACAGAACCGTACAAAG GAAGGGAGTTCTGGAGATGAGTCTATTAAGGATTCTTTAGACCGTGATGAAAGGCGGCTTATGGAGCTTGGCCGTAGAACTATTGAAATTTTTGTCTTAGTCCACATATTTAG CAGTAGAATCGAAGTTTCCTACCAAGAGGCAATTGCTCTAAAGAGGCAAGAGGAGCTGATTCGAGAAGAGGAAGCTGCTGGCATAGCTGAGAATGAAGTCAAATCAAAGTGTAGTGCTAGTGAAAAGGAAAAGCGTTCAAAGAAAAAACAG GCTAAGCAGAAGCGCAATAATCGCAAAGGTAAAGAGAAGGGAAAATATGATAGGGGTAATCTTGTGCAAGAAGTGCTGCAGCAAGAAACTTATGAAGAAGAAAGGACTTCAGATTCATTCTATACTGAACCAGTAGAACATTCTATCAAGAAGATCGGTGCATGTGAAGATGCATCTGATATTTCTGACACTGTAGATGTTGCTGCTGAAATGCTTCAACCTGATTTAGATGATCAAACTGCCAGTCCTATTAATTGGGATACAGATACTTCAGAAATTCATCTTACCACTGAAGCTAGTGGCAGTGATGTCCAGAATGGGCACATTGATAAGAGGAGCCAATCTATTATCGATGATAGTTCCTCAACTTGTTCGACTGACTCCGTCCCCTCTGTTTTCATTACTGGAGTATATAAAGGAACCATTTCACCAATCAATATAACTCAATCATCTCCCAACAG AGGAAAGAACCACCGGCGTAAGGAAACACACAGCAGAATCAGTTCGACTGTGCGAACTGAAGCTACTATTGTTGATAGAAATTCAAATCATGTCTCAGATAGCAAAGTTGACCAACCAGAATCTGCACTCACAGAATCATCCTCGAAGACTGAGATGCAACAGCAGCAAATTCAAGTTGAAAAG GTCCTTTCTCTGCAAAACATGCAAATGGCCAAAGATCAGGTTGTGGTGGAGAGACAGTCCTGTTCAAATCTTGGTGAAAAGCAAAACAACTCTATTCAGCTGCTAAAGCAGTCACCAACATTTACCTCGGATACTCTTGTCAGCGCTTCCAACAATATAGTTGAGCCAACTTTGAAACTTTCAAATAGCACAGCCCTTGATAGGGTTCTTGCTCCATCATCAGGATCTCAACCAATGCCCTCCAGTTCCCTGGCTGAAGCTCAGAAGCAAAATGCACTGGCAAAACATAGTATTGCTCACCAAGACAATACAACGTCAAGGCCATCCAGTGCCCCTCTTACAGCGGCACCAAGGTCCACCGCATCTATTTCTCCCATTGTCCAAGCAGTACCTCTACTTTCCCGCTCGGTTAGTGCCGCTGGTCGGTTGGGGACTGATCCATCTCCATCTGCCCCAAGTTATGTTCCTCAATCATATAGGAATGCTATAATGGGCAAAACTACAAGTGCAAGGATGGTAGGTTCCACCGATGTTTATGCTTCCTCAGGGCAAAGTGCTGTATACTCACAGTCTCCTCCATTGCAGTTATCATCTCCATCAAAGCTTCCACCTCAAACGCCTTTAAGGACGGACCAAATGTTGATTCGGCCTGGATTGACCTTTGGGTGCCTTAATGTGGAAGCAGTCCGTACCCAGCACCTATGGAAGGATAGCAACCAATACAAACCCAGCAGCAGCAGTGAAAGCAGCAGCCAGAGGTATGGTTCAGCTTTGATGGATAACGATACGGAGAAATTCAATGTTTATGGAAAGTTGCAAAAAGAGTTAGTTGGGATTGGTTCTCGGACTATGCCCTCTCCAGTACAAGGGACCATAACAGAGGAGTTTCCTCACCTTGATATTATCAATGACTTGCTGGACGATGAACAAAACTTTGGTTGTACAGCTAGAGGTCCCGTTCATACTTTCAATCGGCAGTACTCCTTACCAGGCAATCTGTCAACTGCCTCCAGCCAGCATGACCAGTTTGAGCAGTACTATGAAGAGGGCGTTCTTAGGTCATATGGTGCTTCCAGTAACCCTCTTCAGGGGCTGCGAGATGGACTTCTTCAGCAGCCAGAGTTTTCACCTTATTCTAATAGATATGGCCAGTTTGATGGATTGATGCGGAATCATTTGCCTTACATGAATACTGATCTATCGATGCTCCGATTAGGGGAAGGAGACGGCAATGGATATCGTTACCAACTTGGAGACCATTTGACAAGAGTAGGGAATGGATATTTGTATCGTCCTGCTAATGGGCCTTGA